A window of Pseudomonas putida genomic DNA:
CATTGCCGGCGCATCACGACGAGCGCTTCGACCCGCCGTTCTCCACTGTGCAGACCGGTCTGATCAAAGGGGGCAGGGCGCTGAACATCGTGCCGGCGGAGTGCGAATTCGATTTCGAAGTACGGGCCTTGCCGGGGGTCGAGGCGCAGGCAGTGGCCGATCAGTTGCAGACCTACGCCGAGGCCGAATTGCTGCCGCGGATGCGTAAGGTCAATGCGGCCAGCGCCATTCGCCTGCAGCCGTTGAGCGCTTACCCGGGGCTAGCCACGCCAGCGGATAGCGAGGCGGCTCGCCTGGTGGCGTTGCTCAGTGGCTCGGATCAGTTCGGTACGGTGGCGTTTGGTACCGAAGGTGGGCTATTCGACCAGGCGGGGATCCCGACTGTGGTGTGTGGGCCAGGGAGCATGGACCAGGGGCACAAGCCGGATGAGTTTGTCAGTGTCGAGCAATTGCGGGGGTGTGATGCCATGTTGCTGAGGCTGGTGGATTACCTCAGGCAGGATTGATTGCGCTGGCTTCTTCGCGGGCTCGCCCGCTCCCACACTTATATCACCGGCTTTGTGGGAGCGGGCATGCCCGCGAAGGGCTGCAAGGCAGCCCCAATCAAGGTTTCAGAAGGTAGCCTTGACCTGCAGGCCCACCACCAACGCGTTATCGATGTCTTTCCCGGAGAATGCCCCCGGCTCGATGATGTATTGCACATCCGGGCGCAGGTTCAGCCACGGCGTGGCCTGGTAGCCATAGCTCAGCTCGATCAACTGCTCGGCGCTGTCGATGTCGGGGAACGGCTGCCCGGCGTTGAGCGCGGCATCTTCCTGCACGTCGCGGCTGCGTGGGTTGGGCACGGCACGGCCATAGCCCAGCGCCACGGTATCCTTCGGGCGGTTTGCGAACGGCTTGTACAGCACCACGCCCGCGCCATACCACCTGGTGAACGGCGAAGCGGCCTTGCTCGACGCCGAATACTGGCCGAAGGCATGCAGGCTGCGGCCCGGCGAACCCTGGTCGTTCCACACCGCCTGGTCGACCAGCAGGTAGTGGCCGCCACGGCCGGAAACTTCCTCGTCGCTGCCGATGCGTTTCACGTCGGAGCTGTCGTAGTAGTAACCCAGTTTGTACTCGCCCGGCAGCTCGCCCTGCAGCTTGTACACCAGCTCCACGGGTACCACGGTGCCGGTGGTGTGCTTGGGGCCCAGGTGCCAGGCGCGGCTGGAGTTGCCATTGCTCTGCGGGTCGACGTTGAACGCCGCCACTCGTAGTTGCCAGGACGGAGACAGGTCGTATTTCACCCGCACGCCAAGGTGGGCATTGGGGTAATTGGTCCAGCCACTGCCGCCAGACATGTTCAGCGGGTGACCGCAGAAGCCGGCGTTCATGAAGTTGCACAGGATGCCACTGTCCAGGCCGCCGAGGTCGTTGCCCATGGCCATGTAGCCGAGCTTGACGTTGAGTGCCGGGGTGAACAGGGTACGCTCGTAGCTCAGCTCGGTCAGGCGGGTGTACAGGCCGCCGAAGTTTTCCTGGATCGGCAGGCGGTTGCCCACCAGGTCTTCCGAGGCGCTGTTGCCGCGGCGGTCGTTGATGGTCAGCTGGACCTTGCCACCATTGTCCAGGCCATACAGTTTCGACAGGTCGAACTGCACGCCCAGTTTCAGGTTTTGCGAGTAGCGCGCCGAGCGGTGCAGGCCACCGTGGGCGTTGTAGGCGGTTTCGCCGCTGTAGTCGCCGGTGAACCTGACGCCGTCTTCTTCCAGTTGGTGACGCAGGCCGCCCCAGTCACCGGTCAGGGTGCTGCGGGTCATCAGGTCGCCGTCGGCCAGGGCGGTGCTGCTGGCAAGGGCCAGCAGCAGGGTGGGGGTGATGCGAATTGCGGATGGCATTGCTGTATCTCGTATTCTTTTCGGGGCCTGTTCGCGGGCACGCCCGCTCCCACAGGATTGTCACTGCCCTTGAGAAGGGTGCGATCCATGTGGGAGCGGGCGTGCCCGCGAAGCAGGCGACGCGGTATTACGGCAGAGCGTAAGAAATCACGTAGTCGCCACGGTCAGTCGACTGGCGCGCGCCGCCAGCCGTGATTACCACGTATTGCTTGCCGGTCTTCGGCGAGACGTAGGTCATCGGGCCACCCTGGCTGCCCACTGGCAGGCGAGCCTTCCAGATTTCGCTGCCGTTGCTGCTGTCGTAGGCGCGCAGGTAGAAGTCCTGGGTGCCGGCGATGAACACCAGGCCACCCTGGGTCGACAGGGTGCCGCCGAGGGTCGGCAGGCCGATCTTGATCGGCAGGTGCATGCGGATGCCGAGCGGGCCTGTGTCTTCTACGGTACCCACCGGTACCTGCCATGCCACCTGGCGGGTCTTCATGTCGATGGCGGTCAGGGTGCCGAATGGCGGTGCCTGGCACGGAATGCCGGCTACCGACAGGAAGCGGTTCTTGTTCACCGCATAAGGGGTACCCTTGAGCGGTACTGCGCCCATGCCGGTGTTCAGCGCTTCGCCACCGGAAGCGGCATTACCCTTGTTCTGCGACGGGATCATCTGGATCCAAAGGCCCAGGCGCATGTCGTTGACGAAGATGAAACCATGTACCGGGTCGGTGGAAATGCTGCCCCAGTTCATGCCACCCAGCGACACCCGGGAAGCTCAGCGACAGGTCGGTGCCCGGCGCGGTGTACAGGCCGTCGTAGCGCATTTTCTTGAAGTCGATGCGGCACAGCAGCTGGTCGTAAGGGGTTGCGCCCCACATGTCCGATTCTGTCAGGGTCTGCGCGCCGATCTGCGGCATGCCCACTGACTTCGGCTGGGTTGGCGAGTACGGCTCGTTAGGGATGTTGCTTGGCTTGACCGGTACTTCGTCGACCTGGGTCAGCGGCTTGCCGGTGGCGCGGTCGAGCACGTAGATCTGCCCGGCCTTGGTTCCGATTACCACTGC
This region includes:
- a CDS encoding carbohydrate porin — translated: MPSAIRITPTLLLALASSTALADGDLMTRSTLTGDWGGLRHQLEEDGVRFTGDYSGETAYNAHGGLHRSARYSQNLKLGVQFDLSKLYGLDNGGKVQLTINDRRGNSASEDLVGNRLPIQENFGGLYTRLTELSYERTLFTPALNVKLGYMAMGNDLGGLDSGILCNFMNAGFCGHPLNMSGGSGWTNYPNAHLGVRVKYDLSPSWQLRVAAFNVDPQSNGNSSRAWHLGPKHTTGTVVPVELVYKLQGELPGEYKLGYYYDSSDVKRIGSDEEVSGRGGHYLLVDQAVWNDQGSPGRSLHAFGQYSASSKAASPFTRWYGAGVVLYKPFANRPKDTVALGYGRAVPNPRSRDVQEDAALNAGQPFPDIDSAEQLIELSYGYQATPWLNLRPDVQYIIEPGAFSGKDIDNALVVGLQVKATF